AATCATTCCCTGCACAATTGTCTTCACAGCAAATACTTCATTCTCATAGATCAGCTGGCCATTCACAATCTAAGAGGGGGGAGGGAAGATTAATAAGTTCACGCAACATTACTTAACTCAACATAGCAGGCTGCAGACCATACCTTTGAAGTAGTCCCACAGCCATTGAGGGGAATAATGTACAGGAGGCTACCAACGGTGTCCGAAGCCTTGCAGGTAGGATCCCTCAGCTGCACAGAGGACCGCTCCAGAGGAGGAATGGTGACATTGAGACTCACTTCCACTTTCATGTGGTCACCCTCACACAGGTCTGTAGAGAAGGGAAGCATTAAACTGGGGAGGGGGCAGCACATGCAGGTAAGAGTAGAACACTAGAGAAACCTTACCATTAGGAAAAAGGCCTACATCACATGGGCATGAAGGCTCATACACCATGGAATACTCCTTTCCCTTAATAGCAAAGGTCAGCATACATTCTGGCAAGAACATCTGTTGTCCAGGTGTGCCAAGCTGATCAACACAGTTCTAGAAGAAACCAGGTTTCAGTCCAGGAGgcacaatttaaaacattagAACTGCAAGCTGGAATGCTCTACAACAGGGCAGAGTCAAGGATGCAGaatatttacttttactttactTACCCTCTCCTCTATCTGGGGACCCATGGCATTGACGGAGATTAGCAGACCTTTTGCAGTTACACTAATGGCAACATCAGAATAGTTCTGAAAGGGAAGGTAGGTCTCTGTACCAAGATCCATACGGAGGAATGTACCAGGGAAAGCTGGGATACCAATATCCACCGCATTTGTTGTGCAGACTACTGGAGCTACATTAAGAAAGGATGGTAGAACGCATGGCTGTATGAACAATCGGTCAGGCCTTACTGCAGCAGTGCTGTTACAGCTAGATTTGGCAGGTCACAAGGCAAGGGACTCAAGGTCCACAATACTAAACCAGGTGACATTTAGTATGGTCTTAAAGCCACAATCCAAATTTAAGAACATCCTCAATTGATGAAATTCAGAAGTTAATGTACAACAGACTGTATGGCTCTCCAGGGACAGTATTGTCCAGTACTGGTATGAAGTTTCAATTTAAATGCTTACCAGGAACACAGATCATCAAGACATCAATTTCAAGATCCTCATCACCAAGGGAATTAATGAGAGCAAACGTGAGGTCTGCCATGTACAGGGACTGGGTGTTAGCATCCTGAAGAGAGGAAGAAGCATTACTCTGCACTCTTCTTACtcaagggaggggggggggggggggtggagggaaAGCATACCAACCCCAAAGATTTGCAGTCCCTTTGCAGTATAATATGCTCGGATCACAGCCTTCCCCTGAACAAAAGGGAACTCGAAGCCAGCCTGTTCAGCTTCTGAAATGGTCATCACAAGAGTGTCTTTGCCATCATTCAGTTGAATAGCCCATTTTGCAGGAGCACTCCCTGTCTATTTATACAGAAGAAAAAGTGAAGACTTGCAGCAAAGGAGGATTTTCCATTGATCTCCAATTTAACTAGACTGAAGAACCACCATTACAGGCATCTCATTTGTAAAGGCTGGCCTCTGAACCACAACCAAGATGGTGCTGTAGAAAGGAAGTCTACTTACTGCATCAAAGTCAGGAAATGCTTCAGGAATAAAAGCCTTCAAAAGAAAagtattatttcaataaaagATCAAAAAGGCAAGTAGTTCAAGACAGGTTGCAGTTACCAATACCTCCATATAATCAACACTGCACGAGGTTCCAGTCGTTTCCATAATCACAGATTGTCGTACTGAAAAGGAAAGAATAAAGAGTGTTAACTATAGTAGATTCCTCAACCATCTCGAAAAGACAACCAAGAACCTCAGTACCTTGCCGCGCATTAGACAAGCCAGCGACAGCTAGCCATAGAAAGACGGGCATCAACACGGAGCAGCGCAGTGGATAACCCCTTAAAgacaatatacatatacatatacatatacatatacatatacatatacatatacatatacatatacatatacatatacatatacatatacatatacatatacatatacatatacatatacatatacatatacatatagcgGTAGCGCCCCCCAATACCAGCTCACTCACCCCATTACGATTATCGGACTGAAAGGCACCCTACCGCGATGTAATATGTACCCTAGGGCACGCCAGCATAATTGACTCTCCGACCAGTAGAACACCGCGCTCAATTACCTGAGGGAGGTAAAGGGCGGAGAGAAAGGAGAGCAAAGTGGCCGCAGCTGCTCAGCATCACAGTGCGGTCGGTTTATATagcattgaataataatacacgGCATGGATGCTGAAAACGCGTGGCTTTATTGTTCGAAGCTTTTGGAAATATAAATCATGTGTGCAGTATGGAGGTGCACTTGCCAAGCCCGAGTTTAGCTGATTTCTCAGCGGTCGTGATGGAGGGGTAGCGGGGAGAGGGCGCAGACAACCCTGAATTATGTTTTGGGAAGACGTATAATACTCTACGAGTTTATGCTGACTATtttgattattgttattgttgggAGATGTTGGTGTTGCAATGTCATAATAAACTTTACTTATAACCCCCTAACATCAACAACTGCATGTATTCCTTCTTATTTGCTCGTAGCaactacatttatttgtattttttcacattttttaacacatttaatagtttaacattgtataattgtatgttgtatttatatattattcccATTCccataattaatatatatatatatttttttaatagattaATTCTCTCACCAGCCTCTTAATTAGATGTTTATGTCTGTCTTGTAGCAGAGATCTCAACAGCCGAGGGGTCCAGTCCGGCCCCGAAGGGTGatttgagagaaagaaaaaaaacctctAAACTTACAATAATGGAGACGACGCGTGTAGTTCGTATTGTTTGCACTAGGCGCAGGAAGGCTGTTTCAGTAAAGTCTGCATCCCAGGGTGTTTTCTGGCgtatttagaaatgtattaGTTGTTCTTAAGAATAAGTTAATTACAGATAGTTTGCTACATATATAGGCTGCGACTGAATATGTCATATTATGCGAACACAAATGTGCACTTTTAATACTGGAACGCAGTTGAATTATCTCGCACAGAAATAACAATGGAACATATCACAAGGATACTTATCGATAATATTAATCGAGATCGTGATAGAGGGAGATATTCACTTTTATATTTCCCTGTATCTTATTTTGGGAAATGCACTGCTCAAAAAAGAAAGTAAACTAGATTAAATGGCAGTACATATCTGGAAATTAACgatgtattattttaacaaagaCCAAGTTAAGTTTTAAgtaatgtgttttatacatattttttcaatatgtcccggtttctacttttgaaaaTCTGGTCACCTTAAAAAAATGagaattttaaatgtttcttatcTACGCTACATATTTCGTTAAATTTCCATAGTTTACTTATTTGCACTTATGTTTGTAGATTGTGGATACAATccgatttcatattttattaaagctTATGGGTCTCAGCATATATGCACATGAGAAACCCGCTCCCTATAATTTATTCCGTATAGGGATCGGGCTGTTGGAGAAAATAGCCTACACTCTAGAGCcgggggttttcaaaccggtcctggagtaccccctcccctgctggcttttgttccaacagagttcttaattgcttaattgaatccttaattgacctaacaaagcaatataccattgaACCCTCAATTTAACGAATAATTTAAATTAGAGAcgtttaatgattttaaacagtaggggttttaaactaagtataacattgtattaATAACATATCTTATTAAAAACGAagtttttatcagttacacaatttaaaaatttaaatgtaagcaaattattgcttcaattaagggttcaattaagcattgttccaaccgagctacttaatttaacctttaatttaattaatttaaacattagGAGTTTTAAGTAAATTACAACACTGTATAAGGAACTTTTAATCCAACTTGTTATCttgtcaaatgtaagcaaattattacttcaatgaAGGGTTCTCTAAATTAAGTAACTTATCTCTATTTGAAAGtgtattacatattttattaaaatatgtaataaactTAGTAGACTAAGTAGACTAAgacaaactgtaaaataaataaataaatcaaatagaatagaataaaataaaaagcaaagttGCCTCTGCTCAGgataaaataatttattataaatatcaATGTGTCAATGACTTGCAGTTTCTGGAGGGTATCATATATTTACAGGATTTTTAAGATTCTTAAGAAATCACCATACATCACCACCGATAATACATACTAAGTCGTgtagctggtttcacagacaccGGTTTGCACTTGGACTGCCCtacctaaaatataatttgggAACCCAAATATATGACGCTAATTCTGGTCGGTGATACC
This sequence is a window from Amia ocellicauda isolate fAmiCal2 chromosome 17, fAmiCal2.hap1, whole genome shotgun sequence. Protein-coding genes within it:
- the LOC136712628 gene encoding zona pellucida sperm-binding protein 2 codes for the protein MPVFLWLAVAGLSNARQVRQSVIMETTGTSCSVDYMEAFIPEAFPDFDATGSAPAKWAIQLNDGKDTLVMTISEAEQAGFEFPFVQGKAVIRAYYTAKGLQIFGDANTQSLYMADLTFALINSLGDEDLEIDVLMICVPAPVVCTTNAVDIGIPAFPGTFLRMDLGTETYLPFQNYSDVAISVTAKGLLISVNAMGPQIEERNCVDQLGTPGQQMFLPECMLTFAIKGKEYSMVYEPSCPCDVGLFPNDLCEGDHMKVEVSLNVTIPPLERSSVQLRDPTCKASDTVGSLLYIIPLNGCGTTSKIVNGQLIYENEVFAVKTIVQGMITRDSEFRLTVRCTFNHSSSAETLQLAMRTKAPPPPVLEQGELMVVLRAYPDVQYSNPYGIQDYPVVKYLREPVYLEAQVLNRLDPDIKLALDDCWATGSSSPDSLPRWDIIVNGCEYEDDNDKTVQHPMSAFQNLQFPSYYRRFELKMFTFVSGGRPLTDLVYFHCSTLICDSRKPDSDLCSKTCPSGFQLRRRRGVGGVQPSSPVDEVVASLPGPIVITRHS